One Hordeum vulgare subsp. vulgare chromosome 4H, MorexV3_pseudomolecules_assembly, whole genome shotgun sequence DNA window includes the following coding sequences:
- the LOC123447952 gene encoding DExH-box ATP-dependent RNA helicase DExH10-like isoform X2: MEEVENTSKRKAPELDSEDSSAAAVLDGQQSLPGLAAKRQNLSRTCIHEVAAPSGYDLSKDEAVHGTLSNPVFNGKMAKTYPFQLDPFQSVSIACLERNESVLVSAHTSAGKTAVAEYAIAMSFRDKQRVIYTSPLKALSNQKYRELSQEFSDVGLMTGDVTLQPNATCLVMTTEILRAMLYRGSEVIKEVGWVIFDEIHYMKDRERGVVWEESIVFLPPAIKMVFLSATMSNATEFAEWICNLHKQPCHVVYTDFRPTPLQHYVFPIGGSGLYLVVDENGQFREDNFLKLQDTFAKQPSQLDGKKSGGPKASGRIAKGGNASGTSDIYRIVKMIMERKFQPVIIFSFSRRECEHHAMSMSKLDFNTEEEKDSIEQVFRSAIFCLSEEDRGLPAIELMLPLLKRGIAVHHSGLLPIIKELVELLFQEGLVKALFATETFAMGLNMPAKTVVFTSVKKWDGDSNRFIGSGEYIQMSGRAGRRGKDERGICVIMIDEKMEMSVIKDMVLGKPAPLISTFRLSYYTILNLLSRAEGQFTAEHVIRNSFHQFQYEKALPEVVQKITRLENEASLLGSSGENDLAEYHKLGLDISELEKKIMSEMIRPERALLYLVPGRLVKVRDGSTDWGWGVVVNVVKKPPASSSLPPALSASRNNNYIVDTLLHCSSSSSESGLRSKPCPPRAGEKGEMHVVPVPLPLVCGLSSIRISIPSDLRPPEARQNILFAVHELGKRYPQGLPKLHPITDMGIEEPELVDLVHKLEDLEQKLCSHPLHKSDQSEQQLSWYQRKAELNHEIQQLKSKMRDSQMVFSS; the protein is encoded by the exons ATGGAAGAGGTGGAAAATACCAGCAAGCGTAAAGCACCCGAGCTGGATTCGGAGGACAGTTCCGCTGCCGCTGTTCTGGATGGACAGCAGTCGCTGCCTGGCTTGGCTGCCAAGCGTCAGAACCTCTCCCGGACGTGCATCCATGAGGTTGCTGCCCCCAGTGGCTACGATCTGTCCAAGGACGAGGCCGTACATGGGACCCTTTCAAACCCTGTCTTTAACGGGAAAATGGCCAAGACATACCCGTTTCAGCTCGACCCCTTCCAGAGTGTCTCGATTGCCTGCTTGGAGCGGAACGAATCTGTCTTGGTCTCAGCTCACACCTCTGCGGGGAAGACGGCCGTTGCTGAGTACGCCATTGCAATGTCGTTCAGAGACAAGCAGAGGGTCATATATACCTCTCCACTAAAGGCTCTGAGCAATCAGAAGTACCGTGAGCTTAGTCAGGAGTTTTCTGATGTTGGTTTGATGACTGGTGATGTCACTCTTCAGCCAAATGCTACTTGCCTGGTTATGACGACGGAAATCCTGAGGGCAATGCTCTATAGGGGTTCTGAGGTGATCAAGGAAGTTGGTTGGGTTATATTTGATGAGATCCACTACATGAAGGACCGGGAAAGAGGGGTTGTGTGGGAAGAGAGTATAGTTTTCCTTCCCCCTGCCATCAAGATGGTTTTTCTTTCTGCTACCATGTCGAATGCAACTGAGTTTGCTGAGTGGATATGCAATCTGCACAAGCAGCCTTGTCACGTGGTGTACACAGACTTCAGGCCGACACCATTACAGCATTACGTGTTCCCAATAGGTGGGTCTGGTCTCTACCTCGTAGTAGATGAAAATGGTCAGTTCAGGGAGGATAATTTTCTGAAGCTGCAAGACACATTTGCGAAGCAACCTAGTCAACTAGATGGGAAGAAGAGTGGTGGGCCTAAAGCCAGTGGTCGAATTGCAAAAGGTGGGAATGCTTCTGGAACTTCTGACATATACAGAATTGTCAAG ATGATTATGGAGCGCAAGTTTCAACCAGTCATTATTTTCAGCTTTAGTAGAAGGGAATGTGAGCACCATGCGATGTCGATGTCAAAACTTGATTTCAACACTGAAGAAGAAAAGGATAGCATTGAACAGGTTTTCCGTAGTGCTATTTTCTGTTTAAGCGAGGAAGATAGGGGTTTACCTGCTATAGAGTTGATGTTGCCTCTTCTTAAACGAGGTATTGCAGTACACCATTCTGGACTGCTTCCAATAATTAAGGAGCTGGTGGAATTGCTCTTCCAAGAAGGTCTTGTGAAAGCTCTCTTTGCTACTGAGACG TTTGCAATGGGACTGAACATGCCTGCAAAAACAGTTGTCTTTACATCTGTCAAAAAATGGGACGGTGATAGTAACCGTTTTATTGGTTCTGGAGAATATATACAG ATGAGTGGAAGAGCCGGTCGGCGTGGCAAGGATGAACGTGGCATTTGTGTTATAATGATAGATGAAAAG ATGGAAATGAGTGTTATCAAGGACATGGTGTTAGGTAAACCAGCACCTCTCATCAGTACTTTCCGACTGAGCTATTACACTATTCTGAATTTGCTGAGTCGCGCGGAGGGCCAATTTACTGCTGAACATGTGATCCGGAATTCATTCCACCAGTTTCAGTATGAAAAG GCATTACCTGAAGTGGTTCAGAAGATTACAAGGTTGGAAAATGAAGCTAGTTTGCTGGGCTCTTCTGGAGAG AATGATCTTGCTGAATATCACAAATTAGGGCTTGATATATCTGAACTTGAGAAGAAAATCATGTCTGAGATGATTAGACCAGAGAGAGCTTTGCTATATTTGGTTCCCGGAAGGCTG GTTAAGGTGAGGGATGGTTCAACCGACTGGGGATGGGGTGTGGTTGTAAATGTTGTAAAGAAACCTCCAGCATCTAGTAGTCTCCCCCCTGCATTAAGTGCATCCCGCAATAATAACTATATAGTGGATACCTTGCTTCATTGTTCTTCTAGTTCGAGTGAGAGTGGATTGCGATCGAAGCCATGCCCACCTCGCGCTGGAGAGAAGGGAGAAATGCATGTG GTGCCTGTACCATTACCTTTGGTATGTGGTCTAAGCAGCATTAGAATCAGCATTCCATCTGATCTGCGACCACCTGAAGCAAGACAAAACATACTTTTTGCAGTTCATGAACTAGGAAAGCGTTACCCCCAAGGACTTCCAAAGCTACATCCAATTACG